A portion of the Betta splendens chromosome 2, fBetSpl5.4, whole genome shotgun sequence genome contains these proteins:
- the LOC114842884 gene encoding calcipressin-1-like isoform X1: MQQDENGGEEEATVDVQLMDLPNALIAWKVPEDLFNEGSMKASFEALFRSFDPEVQFQYFKSFRRVRISFSDALAAAEARLRLHKTNFSGKEMRLYFAQSVHIGSPRLEPPKPEKQFLISPPASPPVGWEQSQDAMPVINYDLLCAISKLGPGDKYELHTATPTTPSVVVHVCEDERGDSSAPDDTDQDDSGHQPRPKIIQTRRPDYNPAVKQ, encoded by the exons ATGCAGCAGGATGAGAATGGAGGCGAAGAGGAGGCGACGGTAGATGTCCAACTGATGGATCTACCGAACGCTCTGATCGCCTGGAAGGTGCCGGAGGATCTGTTCAATGAAGGCAGCATGAAG GCTAGCTTTGAAGCTTTATTCCGTTCGTTTGACCCAGAAGTGCAGTTCCAGTACTTCAAGTCATTCCGTCGGGTCAGGATCAGTTTCAGTGacgctctggctgcagctgaggccAGACTGCGGCTACATAAGACTAACTTCAGTGGCAAAGAGATGAGACTCTACTTTGCCCAG TCTGTCCACATAGGGAGTCCTCGTCTGGAGCCTCCCAAGCCTGAGAAGCAGTTCCTGATCTCCCCACCAGCCTCCCCTCCAGTCGGCTGGGAGCAGTCTCAGGATGCTATGCCAGTTATCAACTATGACCTGCTTTGTGCCATCTCCAAACTTGGTCCAG GGGACAAGTACGAGCTCCACACTGCCACGCCCACCACCCCCAGCGTGGTGGTGCACGTCTGTGAGGATGAGCGTGGTGATAGCTCTGCCCCTGACGACACTGACCAGGATGACAGTGGCCACCAGCCACGGCCCAAGATCATCCAGACGCGGCGCCCCGACTACAACCCCGCTGTcaagcagtga
- the LOC114842884 gene encoding calcipressin-1-like isoform X2: MHIKTTKCNRFCLVSSVTNQDVFNRPEAKASFEALFRSFDPEVQFQYFKSFRRVRISFSDALAAAEARLRLHKTNFSGKEMRLYFAQSVHIGSPRLEPPKPEKQFLISPPASPPVGWEQSQDAMPVINYDLLCAISKLGPGDKYELHTATPTTPSVVVHVCEDERGDSSAPDDTDQDDSGHQPRPKIIQTRRPDYNPAVKQ; encoded by the exons ATGCACATCAAGACCACCAAGTGCAACCGCTTCTGCTTGGTGTCCTCAGTGACTAACCAGGATGTGTTCAACCGTCCAGAGGCGAAG GCTAGCTTTGAAGCTTTATTCCGTTCGTTTGACCCAGAAGTGCAGTTCCAGTACTTCAAGTCATTCCGTCGGGTCAGGATCAGTTTCAGTGacgctctggctgcagctgaggccAGACTGCGGCTACATAAGACTAACTTCAGTGGCAAAGAGATGAGACTCTACTTTGCCCAG TCTGTCCACATAGGGAGTCCTCGTCTGGAGCCTCCCAAGCCTGAGAAGCAGTTCCTGATCTCCCCACCAGCCTCCCCTCCAGTCGGCTGGGAGCAGTCTCAGGATGCTATGCCAGTTATCAACTATGACCTGCTTTGTGCCATCTCCAAACTTGGTCCAG GGGACAAGTACGAGCTCCACACTGCCACGCCCACCACCCCCAGCGTGGTGGTGCACGTCTGTGAGGATGAGCGTGGTGATAGCTCTGCCCCTGACGACACTGACCAGGATGACAGTGGCCACCAGCCACGGCCCAAGATCATCCAGACGCGGCGCCCCGACTACAACCCCGCTGTcaagcagtga
- the LOC114842876 gene encoding uncharacterized abhydrolase domain-containing protein DDB_G0269086 isoform X2, translated as MAMAQSSSCPNPDLSTCAIVHSPQSISSDLNTQREIGNDDGEEEEEEVELAEEVGEDVLMMGEEGEEGDEGESEQQSEREEVRFIEVALFPNGAIREEEGKGKKLEENFEGAVEAEEKDQEKLNEQAKEEMSEAMTKGGSEDTNVGVEHQCDVLPMTNTEKVEDMRNEQYKQDILKREADVREEQINEEDSRLNDHQITSPVCDVEIVEESSLSSDESVVATQSSDDTSKTNSAVLSNNNETERIEGSITFEDSTEVDEEVTVQHDPCHISTVLFGTVDVLGTDRQTVQVTSEHLDKMKDTDKRGSESSIQHSDSITWQQSDVEQATYEIEENNEFYVQSASSAVLDIEAETNLEETQPQLDFVPLEALSQTEGRIEEISLEGINQTAHEDEQVRQVGVNTLIGTDGGGKTTEEEWKACDNVVSELMDEEEDRRKGDKGMNEESTVQFEKQAMVALEEPTVKFVEEDTLEAKQHVDLDQVEEAFELEEHCEVELDQTEGEVTSDKNESKTEGNEFQDHSMQLLGETRTDCKSIFREQPQNQITIQHENDGEELEDTMVEEVEMAEEPVTVLDDEIEETEENQTSEEQELATCEETTSNTKDTEFQEPEEKDQKQKGEKGTGQNDKKPTDDMREVELDINGKVNKLRKAMENGILCPEPHQLRKQEWGTARLRSPRRKDNDWIKNDEPEDSNEIELKDWRKELKPVKRDWENEGGRKEWMKKDSPPEETAPPKRDDWIKELKSVIKDESLPKKRSEQGKKKRVVLLEDGHSYIPQREEITEDKKEEVKLISHKRVESPLPYVRRNSKTPQDQEYEISLYVKTALAAKTAGVGNIMEAEFHLR; from the exons ATGGCAATGGCTCAATCAAGCTCCTGCCCAAATCCAGACCTGTCAACTTGTGCCATTGTCCACAGTCCACAGTCTATTAGTTCTGATCTGAATACTCAGAGAGAAATAGGGAATGATGAtggggaagaggaagaagaggaggtggaacTAGCTGAGGAGGTAGGGGAGGATGTGTTGATGATgggtgaggaaggagaggagggagatgaaggaGAAAGTGAACAGCAGAGTGAAAGGGAAGAGGTGAGGTTTATTGAAGTGGCCTTGTTTCCTAACGGAGCAataagggaggaagagggaaaagGTAAAAAGCTAGAGGAAAACTTTGAGGGGGCAGTtgaagcagaagaaaaagatCAGGAAAAACTAAATGAACAAGCAAAAGAGGAAATGAGTGAAGCAATGACAAAGGGAGGATCAGAAGACACAAATGTAGGGGTGGAACATCAATGTGACGTTTTACCAATGACAAACACTGAGAAGGTTGAAGACATGAGAAATGAACAATATAAACAAGATATATTAAAACGGGAGGCAGACGTAAGGGAGGAACAGATCAATGAGGAAGACAGCAGATTAAATGACCACCAAATCACGTCCCCTGTTTGTGATGTAGAGATTGTTGAGGAGTCAAGTCTTTCTTCTGATGAGTCAGTTGTGGCCACACAGTCATCTGATGACACATCCAAGACAAACAGTGCTGTTCTTTCTAATAATAATGAGACAGAAAGGATTGAGGGATCAATAACATTTGAGGACTCTACAGAGGTAGACGAAGAAGTCACCGTTCAACATGACCCATGCCACATTTCAACTGTTCTGTTTGGGACAGTTGACGTATTAGGCACTGACCGACAGACTGTTCAAGTAACAAGTGAGCATCTGGACAAAATGAAAGACACAGATAAAAGGGGCTCAGAGTCCAGCATTCAGCATTCTGATAGCATCACATGGCAACAATCAGATGTAGAGCAGGCAACGTATGAAATAGAGGAAAACAATGAGTTTTATGTCCAGTCTGCTTCCAGTGCTGTTCTAGACATAGAGGCTGAAACAAACTTGGAAGAAACACAACCACAGTTGGACTTTGTACCTCTTGAAGCACTGTCCCAGACCGAAGGACGGATTGAGGAAATAAGTCTTGAAGGGATCAATCAGACAGCACATGAAGACGAGCAAGTGCGACAGGTTGGGGTTAATACGCTAATAGGTACGGATGGGGGAGGGAAGACTACAGAAGAGGAGTGGAAGGCATGTGATAATGTTGTTAGTGAGTTAATGGACGAAGAAGAGGACAGAAGAAAAGGTGATAAAGGAATGAATGAAGAATCTACTGTTCAGTTtgaaaaacaggcaatggtagCTCTTGAAGAACCAACAGTCAAGTTTGTTGAAGAGGACACATTAGAAGCGAAGCAACATGTGGATTTGGACCAGGTGGAGGAGGCCTTTGAATTGGAAGAACACTGTGAAGTTGAACTGGACCAAACAGAAGGTGAGGTCACATCAGACAAGAACGAGTCCAAAACAGAGGGCAATGAATTCCAGGATCATTCAATGCAGCTCCTTGGAGAAACCAGGACAGACTGTAAGAGCATCTTCAGAGAACAGCCACAAAATCAAATCACCATACAACATGAAAATGATGGAGAAGAACTTGAAGACACAATGGTGGAAGAGGTAGAGATGGCAGAAGAGCCAGTTACTGTTTTAGATGATGAAATtgaagagacagaggagaatcAGACAAGTGAGGAACAGGAGCTAGCTACTTGTGAAGAAACAACCtcaaacacaaaagacacagaGTTTCAAGAGCCAGAAGAGAAAGATCAGAAGCAAAAAGGTGAAAAAGGAACAGGACAGAATGACAAAAAGCCAACAGATGATATGAGAGAGGTGGAGTTGGACATCAATGGAAAAGTCAATAAATTGAGGAAAGCAATGGAAAATGGGATCTTGTGCCCTGAGCCACATCAACTCAGAAAACAAGAATGGGGAACAGCAAGACTGCGATCACCCAGAAGGAAAGATAACGACTGGATTAAAAATGATGAGCCAGAAGACAGCAACGAAATTGAGCTGAAGGACTGGAGGAAAGAACTGAAACCTGTGAAGAGAGACTGGGAAAATGAAGGTGGGAGGAAGGAATGGATGAAGAAGGATTCACCGCCAGAGGAGACAGCTCCGCCAAAGAGGGACGACTGGATAAAGGAGTTGAAGTCAGTGATCAAAGACGAATCCTTGCCGAAAAAGAGAAGTGAGCAGGGGAAGAAGAAGCGagtggtgctgctggaggatggCCACTCATACATCCCCCAGCGAGAGGAGATCACAGAGGACAAGaaagaggaggtgaagctgaTCTCCCATAAGAGGGTGGAGAGTCCGCTGCCCTACGTGCGAAGGAACAGCAAAACACCCCAAGACCAGGAATACGAGATCTCGCTTTATGTCAAG ACTGCGTTGGCAGCCAAGACTGCGGGAGTTGGAAATATTATGGAAGCAGAATTTCACCTTCGCTGA
- the LOC114842876 gene encoding uncharacterized abhydrolase domain-containing protein DDB_G0269086 isoform X1, which translates to MAMAQSSSCPNPDLSTCAIVHSPQSISSDLNTQREIGNDDGEEEEEEVELAEEVGEDVLMMGEEGEEGDEGESEQQSEREEVRFIEVALFPNGAIREEEGKGKKLEENFEGAVEAEEKDQEKLNEQAKEEMSEAMTKGGSEDTNVGVEHQCDVLPMTNTEKVEDMRNEQYKQDILKREADVREEQINEEDSRLNDHQITSPVCDVEIVEESSLSSDESVVATQSSDDTSKTNSAVLSNNNETERIEGSITFEDSTEVDEEVTVQHDPCHISTVLFGTVDVLGTDRQTVQVTSEHLDKMKDTDKRGSESSIQHSDSITWQQSDVEQATYEIEENNEFYVQSASSAVLDIEAETNLEETQPQLDFVPLEALSQTEGRIEEISLEGINQTAHEDEQVRQVGVNTLIGTDGGGKTTEEEWKACDNVVSELMDEEEDRRKGDKGMNEESTVQFEKQAMVALEEPTVKFVEEDTLEAKQHVDLDQVEEAFELEEHCEVELDQTEGEVTSDKNESKTEGNEFQDHSMQLLGETRTDCKSIFREQPQNQITIQHENDGEELEDTMVEEVEMAEEPVTVLDDEIEETEENQTSEEQELATCEETTSNTKDTEFQEPEEKDQKQKGEKGTGQNDKKPTDDMREVELDINGKVNKLRKAMENGILCPEPHQLRKQEWGTARLRSPRRKDNDWIKNDEPEDSNEIELKDWRKELKPVKRDWENEGGRKEWMKKDSPPEETAPPKRDDWIKELKSVIKDESLPKKRSEQGKKKRVVLLEDGHSYIPQREEITEDKKEEVKLISHKRVESPLPYVRRNSKTPQDQEYEISLYVKAGSDGESIGNCPFSQRLFMILWLKGVIFNVTTVDLKRKPADLQDLAPGTNPPFVTFNGEVKVDVNKIEEFLEEKLTPPRYPRLAPRHLEANTAGIDVFAKFSAYIKNPRKDANDALEKALLKSLRRLDEFLRTPLSEEIDAYAPGDLPESTRSFLDGDELTLADCNLLPKLHILKVVAKKYRGFEIPTEMTGVWRYLNGAYQREEFTRTCPAEREIEFAYLNVAKRIK; encoded by the exons ATGGCAATGGCTCAATCAAGCTCCTGCCCAAATCCAGACCTGTCAACTTGTGCCATTGTCCACAGTCCACAGTCTATTAGTTCTGATCTGAATACTCAGAGAGAAATAGGGAATGATGAtggggaagaggaagaagaggaggtggaacTAGCTGAGGAGGTAGGGGAGGATGTGTTGATGATgggtgaggaaggagaggagggagatgaaggaGAAAGTGAACAGCAGAGTGAAAGGGAAGAGGTGAGGTTTATTGAAGTGGCCTTGTTTCCTAACGGAGCAataagggaggaagagggaaaagGTAAAAAGCTAGAGGAAAACTTTGAGGGGGCAGTtgaagcagaagaaaaagatCAGGAAAAACTAAATGAACAAGCAAAAGAGGAAATGAGTGAAGCAATGACAAAGGGAGGATCAGAAGACACAAATGTAGGGGTGGAACATCAATGTGACGTTTTACCAATGACAAACACTGAGAAGGTTGAAGACATGAGAAATGAACAATATAAACAAGATATATTAAAACGGGAGGCAGACGTAAGGGAGGAACAGATCAATGAGGAAGACAGCAGATTAAATGACCACCAAATCACGTCCCCTGTTTGTGATGTAGAGATTGTTGAGGAGTCAAGTCTTTCTTCTGATGAGTCAGTTGTGGCCACACAGTCATCTGATGACACATCCAAGACAAACAGTGCTGTTCTTTCTAATAATAATGAGACAGAAAGGATTGAGGGATCAATAACATTTGAGGACTCTACAGAGGTAGACGAAGAAGTCACCGTTCAACATGACCCATGCCACATTTCAACTGTTCTGTTTGGGACAGTTGACGTATTAGGCACTGACCGACAGACTGTTCAAGTAACAAGTGAGCATCTGGACAAAATGAAAGACACAGATAAAAGGGGCTCAGAGTCCAGCATTCAGCATTCTGATAGCATCACATGGCAACAATCAGATGTAGAGCAGGCAACGTATGAAATAGAGGAAAACAATGAGTTTTATGTCCAGTCTGCTTCCAGTGCTGTTCTAGACATAGAGGCTGAAACAAACTTGGAAGAAACACAACCACAGTTGGACTTTGTACCTCTTGAAGCACTGTCCCAGACCGAAGGACGGATTGAGGAAATAAGTCTTGAAGGGATCAATCAGACAGCACATGAAGACGAGCAAGTGCGACAGGTTGGGGTTAATACGCTAATAGGTACGGATGGGGGAGGGAAGACTACAGAAGAGGAGTGGAAGGCATGTGATAATGTTGTTAGTGAGTTAATGGACGAAGAAGAGGACAGAAGAAAAGGTGATAAAGGAATGAATGAAGAATCTACTGTTCAGTTtgaaaaacaggcaatggtagCTCTTGAAGAACCAACAGTCAAGTTTGTTGAAGAGGACACATTAGAAGCGAAGCAACATGTGGATTTGGACCAGGTGGAGGAGGCCTTTGAATTGGAAGAACACTGTGAAGTTGAACTGGACCAAACAGAAGGTGAGGTCACATCAGACAAGAACGAGTCCAAAACAGAGGGCAATGAATTCCAGGATCATTCAATGCAGCTCCTTGGAGAAACCAGGACAGACTGTAAGAGCATCTTCAGAGAACAGCCACAAAATCAAATCACCATACAACATGAAAATGATGGAGAAGAACTTGAAGACACAATGGTGGAAGAGGTAGAGATGGCAGAAGAGCCAGTTACTGTTTTAGATGATGAAATtgaagagacagaggagaatcAGACAAGTGAGGAACAGGAGCTAGCTACTTGTGAAGAAACAACCtcaaacacaaaagacacagaGTTTCAAGAGCCAGAAGAGAAAGATCAGAAGCAAAAAGGTGAAAAAGGAACAGGACAGAATGACAAAAAGCCAACAGATGATATGAGAGAGGTGGAGTTGGACATCAATGGAAAAGTCAATAAATTGAGGAAAGCAATGGAAAATGGGATCTTGTGCCCTGAGCCACATCAACTCAGAAAACAAGAATGGGGAACAGCAAGACTGCGATCACCCAGAAGGAAAGATAACGACTGGATTAAAAATGATGAGCCAGAAGACAGCAACGAAATTGAGCTGAAGGACTGGAGGAAAGAACTGAAACCTGTGAAGAGAGACTGGGAAAATGAAGGTGGGAGGAAGGAATGGATGAAGAAGGATTCACCGCCAGAGGAGACAGCTCCGCCAAAGAGGGACGACTGGATAAAGGAGTTGAAGTCAGTGATCAAAGACGAATCCTTGCCGAAAAAGAGAAGTGAGCAGGGGAAGAAGAAGCGagtggtgctgctggaggatggCCACTCATACATCCCCCAGCGAGAGGAGATCACAGAGGACAAGaaagaggaggtgaagctgaTCTCCCATAAGAGGGTGGAGAGTCCGCTGCCCTACGTGCGAAGGAACAGCAAAACACCCCAAGACCAGGAATACGAGATCTCGCTTTATGTCAAG gcagggAGTGATGGGGAGAGCATTGGAAACTGTCCCTTTTCCCAGAGACTCTTTATGATCCTGTGGCTTAAAGGAGTCATTTTCAATGTGACCACTGTGGATCTTAAACG GAAGCCTGCTGACCTACAGGACCTCGCTCCAGGAACCAACCCTCCATTTGTGACCTTTAATGGTGAGGTCAAAGTTGACGTCAACAAGATCGAGGAGTTCCTGGAGGAGAAATTGACCCCACCACG CTACCCCAGACTGGCTCCCAGACATCTTGAAGCCAACACAGCTGGTATTGATGTGTTCGCCAAGTTCTCAGCTTACATCAAAAACCCAAGAAAGGATGCTAACGATG CCTTAGAAAAAGCCTTGCTGAAGTCTCTTCGGCGCCTGGACGAGTTCTTGAGGACGCCCCTGTCTGAGGAGATTGATGCTTACGCCCCCGGAGACCTGCCTGAGTCCACCAGGAGTTTCCTAGATGGTGATGAGCTCACTCTGGCCGACTGCAACCTGCTGCCAAAGCTACACATCCTCAAG gtcGTGGCCAAGAAATACCGTGGATTTGAGATCCCAACAGAGATGACAGGGGTGTGGAGGTATTTAAATGGCGCCTACCAGCGAGAGGAGTTCACCAGGACctgtcctgcagagagagaaattGAATTTGCTTACCTGAATGTCGCAAAACGAATCAAATAG
- the urp2 gene encoding urotensin II-related peptide, whose product MSVMKVATVMLMIIGMGVEAAPAERDRQLSLTHTSAVPEKSTGLNPSQYLKQWRLSSKADKTTLRSVTGGTRARLRISQDTASSDKQAQMLRMISALEELHRTFNSTLSSRITIIPRANGRNSGRKIKVLPATEGGMKPTTAPPAAADSTASRASADAFVPSLTGRSFRKSLPPQNKKTNKRVCFWKYCSQN is encoded by the exons ATGTCAGTGATGAAGGTCGCCACGGTGATGCTGATGATCATTGGGATGGGAGTAGAGGCAGCTCCCGCTGAGAGAG ATCGTCAACTAAGTCTCACTCACACATCAGCTGTACCAGAAAAGTCCACAGGGCTGAATCCAAGTCAATATCTGAAACAGTGGCGTCTGAGCAGCAAAGCTGACAAAACCACACTGAGGTCTGTCACCGGCGGCACCAGGGCCAGACTGAGGATCAGCCAAGACACGGCCAGCTCGGATAAACAAGCCCAGATGCTGAGGATGATCTCagccctggaggagctgcacaggACATTCAACAGCACGCTGAGCTCACGCATCACTATCATACCACGAG CAAATGGCAGAAATTCAGGAAGAAAAATTAAAGTG CTGCCAGCGACAGAGGGAGGCATGAAGCCCACCACTGCTCCCCCCGCGGCGGCTGACAGCACAGCGTCCAGAGCCAGCGCGGACGCCTTCGTGCCCAGCCTCACCGGCCGAAGCTTCAGGAAGTCTCTACCACCACAGAACAAGAAGACCAACAAAAGAG TGTGTTTCTGGAAGTACTGTTCCCAGAACTGA
- the LOC114842876 gene encoding chloride intracellular channel protein 4 isoform X3 produces MSWYDTAVKKLGFPTIELFVKAGSDGESIGNCPFSQRLFMILWLKGVIFNVTTVDLKRKPADLQDLAPGTNPPFVTFNGEVKVDVNKIEEFLEEKLTPPRYPRLAPRHLEANTAGIDVFAKFSAYIKNPRKDANDALEKALLKSLRRLDEFLRTPLSEEIDAYAPGDLPESTRSFLDGDELTLADCNLLPKLHILKVVAKKYRGFEIPTEMTGVWRYLNGAYQREEFTRTCPAEREIEFAYLNVAKRIK; encoded by the exons ATGTCCTGGTATGACACTGCAGTTAAAAAACTCGGCTTCCCTACCATTGAGCTGTTTGTGAAG gcagggAGTGATGGGGAGAGCATTGGAAACTGTCCCTTTTCCCAGAGACTCTTTATGATCCTGTGGCTTAAAGGAGTCATTTTCAATGTGACCACTGTGGATCTTAAACG GAAGCCTGCTGACCTACAGGACCTCGCTCCAGGAACCAACCCTCCATTTGTGACCTTTAATGGTGAGGTCAAAGTTGACGTCAACAAGATCGAGGAGTTCCTGGAGGAGAAATTGACCCCACCACG CTACCCCAGACTGGCTCCCAGACATCTTGAAGCCAACACAGCTGGTATTGATGTGTTCGCCAAGTTCTCAGCTTACATCAAAAACCCAAGAAAGGATGCTAACGATG CCTTAGAAAAAGCCTTGCTGAAGTCTCTTCGGCGCCTGGACGAGTTCTTGAGGACGCCCCTGTCTGAGGAGATTGATGCTTACGCCCCCGGAGACCTGCCTGAGTCCACCAGGAGTTTCCTAGATGGTGATGAGCTCACTCTGGCCGACTGCAACCTGCTGCCAAAGCTACACATCCTCAAG gtcGTGGCCAAGAAATACCGTGGATTTGAGATCCCAACAGAGATGACAGGGGTGTGGAGGTATTTAAATGGCGCCTACCAGCGAGAGGAGTTCACCAGGACctgtcctgcagagagagaaattGAATTTGCTTACCTGAATGTCGCAAAACGAATCAAATAG